The following proteins are encoded in a genomic region of Rhodanobacteraceae bacterium:
- a CDS encoding alpha-2-macroglobulin family protein, with protein sequence MHRIEELRKPGVYMAVMKLPNQFPHTWHTAFFVVTDLGIHARRYGDKVWVHAASLETGKPLAGTRIQALGDGGSDLGTAVADADGNAWLTVSPQASANVSETPTANDSTELLLLSAEHDGDIAMLPFNQPALDLSALPVTGRSQQPFDIHAWGSRDLYRPGETLRTHLLLRDHDGHLPASQRSLFAELVDPDGESVSKTALDLADGGYASFSHQLADGAKTGLYKLRLSTDGNGENAPFNFDIHVEEFLPERLKIDLDSPQAALTPGESLLIEATSSYLYGAPASGNRFVASMVLTPALHPIAAHPDFHFGDASARFDSTPTEVLDATFDDAGKASTYVDLSQVPGDKGPIEVKILGEVSESGGRAVNKVLKRVIWPAPVLLGVRPQFDDDSAPGDSTAKLDVIAADAEGKRHAVAGVTVRVLRDWRDYSWYYRDDRSFDVSIISATTLVEEKTVDLAADGRPFELEVPVKWGGYWVELIHPESGVVTRYHFSAGWSWGGDTEIAREPRPDQIRMELDKAAYRVGDTAKLTLHAPYAGPGFVVVESAEQLFHAPIKASPEAMVEIPIDARYASHDIYISAVVLRPDGSRDALVASRAVGMAHLPLDRSERSIAVALDAPKLTRPGQSMRMTVDASALAGQRAYLVLTAVDAGITNITRYEVPDPAGFFFGRRRYALDLYDVYGRIVENYAGERAKLRYGGDGESPQLPDMPRDKLEVELIDLYRGPLLLDAQGKATIEIPAPDFDGTLKLTALVFSDDRFGRAQSEAIVRQAVVAQLSAPRAMAPGDRATLALDVRNMSGAKQDIGLELEASGGIALVDPPGAALPLADGAKQTLLVGLNAERIGPAQIAATVSSTEGSVTRAVSTVVRPAYAPTRRIEQQTLTGPATARPPASLVAGMLPGARISFTVSNRPLLPLAGAAIEITEKQWWYRYLKLNVQRGFAHLLLDTPARARFGLRVLDDAQRRALVQSAIDEALAAQTPLGHFNMWGKDSWVDTQLTPYIAEFWIRARQAGYRVDADALNRTLDRMRQDLQNGGNAYLGREHHEAIRFANNAYAAWVLSLNNGAPIGTLRTLANERAKDSKTMLPLVQLALALRTMGDGALAEQMLALALNGNWDSAWGIGDYGSSERDLAWTQALLLEAGLMSPAWQQKLLPLSRNLAGRSRDGRWKGSYLNIDESLALVRLGVRLLGEPGDPLAGHFDSGESRLPIQAARQFSTEFDADVLPKVAATLESAGTLYIEWNSVGYGKTAPPADQSQVAISREYYTLDGTPFTGNHLKQGDRLLVHLRVQAERDIRDAVLVDLQPGGLEVENLHLGDFAELANVKIEQRPVTDWDYGQVLRRQEYKDDRYLAAIDLQAWHGGNINLFYVVRAVTPGDYIVPPPFVEDMYRPQVRGQGEAVMGRLVVE encoded by the coding sequence GTGCACCGCATCGAGGAGCTGCGCAAGCCGGGCGTCTACATGGCGGTGATGAAGCTGCCGAACCAGTTCCCGCACACCTGGCACACGGCCTTCTTCGTGGTCACCGACCTCGGCATCCACGCGCGCCGCTACGGCGACAAGGTCTGGGTGCACGCGGCCTCGCTGGAGACCGGCAAGCCGCTGGCGGGCACGCGCATCCAGGCACTCGGCGACGGCGGCAGCGACCTCGGCACTGCGGTCGCGGACGCCGACGGCAATGCCTGGCTGACGGTGTCGCCGCAAGCCAGTGCGAATGTCTCCGAGACCCCAACCGCGAACGACAGCACCGAACTGCTGCTGCTCAGCGCCGAGCACGACGGCGATATCGCGATGCTGCCGTTCAACCAGCCGGCGCTGGATCTGTCGGCGCTACCGGTCACCGGCCGCAGCCAGCAGCCCTTCGACATCCATGCCTGGGGCAGCCGCGACCTCTACCGGCCGGGCGAAACCCTGCGCACCCACCTGTTGCTGCGCGATCACGACGGCCACCTTCCGGCGAGCCAGCGCTCGCTGTTCGCCGAACTGGTCGATCCCGACGGCGAGAGCGTGAGCAAGACCGCGCTGGACCTGGCCGACGGCGGCTACGCGAGTTTCAGCCACCAGCTCGCCGATGGCGCCAAGACCGGTTTGTACAAGTTGCGGCTGTCGACCGACGGCAATGGCGAGAACGCGCCCTTCAACTTCGACATCCACGTCGAGGAGTTCCTGCCCGAACGCCTGAAGATCGACCTCGACAGTCCCCAGGCAGCGCTGACGCCGGGCGAATCGCTACTGATCGAGGCGACGTCCAGCTACCTCTACGGCGCACCCGCCAGCGGCAACCGCTTCGTCGCCTCGATGGTGCTGACGCCTGCGCTGCACCCGATCGCCGCGCATCCGGACTTTCACTTCGGCGACGCCAGCGCGCGCTTCGACAGCACGCCCACCGAAGTGCTCGATGCCACCTTCGACGACGCCGGCAAGGCGAGCACCTATGTCGACCTGTCGCAGGTGCCCGGCGACAAGGGCCCGATCGAGGTGAAGATCCTCGGCGAGGTCTCCGAGAGCGGCGGCCGCGCGGTCAACAAGGTGCTGAAGCGGGTGATCTGGCCGGCGCCGGTCCTGCTCGGTGTGCGCCCGCAGTTCGATGACGACAGCGCGCCCGGCGACTCCACCGCGAAGCTCGACGTGATCGCCGCCGATGCCGAGGGCAAGCGCCATGCGGTGGCCGGCGTGACCGTGCGCGTGCTGCGCGACTGGCGCGACTACAGCTGGTACTACCGCGACGACCGCAGCTTCGACGTCAGCATCATCAGCGCCACCACGCTGGTCGAGGAAAAGACCGTGGACCTCGCTGCCGACGGGCGCCCGTTCGAACTGGAAGTGCCGGTCAAATGGGGCGGCTACTGGGTCGAGCTGATCCACCCCGAGAGCGGTGTCGTGACGCGCTATCACTTCTCGGCCGGCTGGAGTTGGGGCGGCGACACCGAGATCGCGCGCGAGCCGCGCCCGGACCAGATCCGGATGGAACTCGACAAGGCCGCCTACCGCGTCGGCGACACCGCGAAGCTGACCCTGCACGCGCCCTACGCCGGCCCCGGTTTCGTCGTCGTCGAGAGCGCCGAGCAACTGTTCCACGCGCCGATCAAGGCGAGCCCGGAAGCCATGGTCGAGATCCCGATCGACGCGCGCTACGCCTCGCACGACATCTACATCAGCGCCGTGGTGCTGCGCCCGGACGGCAGCCGCGATGCGCTGGTCGCCTCGCGCGCGGTCGGCATGGCGCACCTGCCGCTGGACCGCAGCGAGCGCAGCATCGCGGTGGCGCTGGACGCGCCGAAGCTGACGCGCCCCGGACAGAGCATGCGCATGACCGTCGACGCCAGCGCGCTTGCCGGTCAGCGTGCGTACCTGGTGCTGACGGCGGTGGACGCCGGCATCACCAACATCACGCGTTATGAAGTGCCGGACCCGGCGGGCTTCTTCTTCGGCCGCCGCCGCTACGCCCTGGACCTGTACGACGTCTACGGGCGGATCGTCGAGAACTACGCTGGCGAGCGTGCAAAGCTCCGCTACGGTGGCGACGGCGAGTCGCCGCAACTGCCTGACATGCCGCGCGACAAGCTGGAAGTGGAGCTGATCGACCTCTATCGCGGCCCGCTGCTGCTCGACGCACAGGGCAAGGCCACCATCGAGATCCCCGCGCCGGACTTCGACGGCACCCTGAAGCTCACCGCGCTGGTATTCAGCGACGACCGCTTCGGCCGCGCGCAGTCCGAGGCCATCGTGCGCCAGGCGGTGGTCGCGCAGCTGTCCGCACCACGCGCGATGGCGCCCGGCGACCGCGCGACGCTTGCGCTCGACGTGCGCAACATGAGCGGCGCGAAGCAGGACATCGGCCTCGAGCTGGAGGCGAGCGGTGGCATCGCGCTGGTCGACCCGCCCGGCGCAGCATTGCCGCTGGCCGATGGCGCGAAGCAGACGCTGCTGGTGGGCCTCAATGCCGAGCGCATCGGCCCGGCGCAGATCGCCGCGACCGTCAGCTCGACCGAAGGCAGCGTCACTCGCGCGGTGTCGACCGTGGTGCGCCCGGCGTACGCGCCGACCCGGCGCATCGAGCAGCAGACGCTGACCGGCCCGGCCACGGCTCGGCCGCCCGCCTCGCTGGTCGCCGGCATGCTGCCGGGCGCGCGCATCTCCTTCACGGTCAGCAACCGGCCGCTGCTGCCGCTCGCCGGGGCCGCCATCGAGATCACCGAGAAACAATGGTGGTACCGCTACCTGAAGCTCAACGTCCAGCGCGGCTTCGCGCACCTGCTGCTCGACACGCCCGCGCGCGCACGTTTCGGCCTGCGCGTGCTCGACGACGCGCAGCGCCGCGCGCTGGTGCAATCGGCGATCGACGAGGCGCTGGCGGCGCAGACGCCGCTCGGCCACTTCAACATGTGGGGCAAGGACAGCTGGGTCGACACCCAGCTGACGCCCTACATCGCCGAATTCTGGATCCGCGCGCGCCAGGCCGGCTACCGGGTGGACGCCGACGCGCTGAACCGCACGCTCGATCGCATGCGCCAGGACCTGCAGAACGGCGGCAATGCCTACCTCGGGCGCGAGCACCATGAGGCGATCCGCTTCGCCAACAACGCCTACGCGGCCTGGGTCCTGAGCCTCAACAACGGCGCGCCGATCGGCACCCTGCGTACGCTCGCCAACGAGCGCGCGAAGGACAGCAAGACCATGCTGCCGCTGGTGCAGCTGGCGCTGGCGCTGCGCACCATGGGCGACGGCGCACTGGCTGAGCAGATGCTGGCGCTGGCCCTGAACGGCAATTGGGACAGCGCCTGGGGCATCGGCGACTACGGCTCCAGCGAGCGCGACCTCGCGTGGACCCAGGCGCTGCTGCTGGAGGCCGGCCTGATGTCGCCCGCATGGCAGCAGAAGCTGCTGCCGCTGTCGCGCAACCTGGCCGGGCGCAGCCGCGACGGGCGCTGGAAGGGCAGCTACCTCAACATCGACGAATCGCTCGCGCTGGTGCGCCTGGGCGTGCGTTTGCTGGGCGAACCCGGCGACCCGCTGGCCGGCCATTTTGACAGCGGCGAGTCGCGCCTGCCGATCCAGGCCGCACGCCAGTTCAGCACCGAGTTCGACGCCGATGTGCTCCCGAAGGTCGCGGCCACACTGGAGTCGGCCGGCACCCTGTACATCGAGTGGAACAGCGTCGGCTACGGCAAGACCGCGCCGCCCGCCGACCAGAGCCAGGTCGCCATCTCGCGCGAGTACTACACGCTGGACGGGACGCCGTTCACCGGCAACCACCTGAAGCAGGGCGACCGCCTGCTGGTGCATCTGCGGGTGCAGGCCGAGCGCGACATCCGCGACGCAGTGCTGGTCGACCTGCAGCCCGGCGGCCTGGAAGTGGAGAACCTGCACCTCGGCGACTTTGCCGAACTTGCCAACGTCAAGATCGAACAGCGCCCGGTGACCGACTGGGACTACGGCCAGGTGCTGCGCCGCCAGGAGTACAAGGACGACCGCTACCTCGCCGCCATCGACCTGCAGGCCTGGCACGGCGGCAACATCAACCTGTTCTACGTGGTCCGCGCGGTCACCCCGGGCGACTACATCGTGCCCCCGCCCTTCGTCGAGGACATGTACCGCCCGCAGGTGCGCGGCCAGGGCGAGGCGGTGATGGGGCGGCTGGTGGTGGAGTGA
- a CDS encoding DUF1203 domain-containing protein: protein MSNFRLIGLDPQPFAALFDLDDAALRARGVRRRIADADHGYPCRISLADAAAGEELLLLSHEHLAEDSPYRASGPIYIRRHARPRTLAVGEVPPYVSARQISLRGYSARHLMVDAEVCEGSEVATRIQRMFADARIAYIHLHNARPGCYSCRAERA, encoded by the coding sequence ATGAGCAACTTCCGACTGATCGGTCTCGATCCGCAGCCCTTCGCGGCCCTGTTCGACCTGGACGACGCCGCGCTGCGCGCCCGTGGCGTGCGCCGCCGGATCGCGGATGCCGACCACGGCTATCCCTGCCGCATCAGCCTCGCCGATGCCGCTGCCGGTGAGGAACTGCTGCTCCTGTCCCACGAACACCTCGCCGAGGACTCGCCCTACCGCGCATCCGGGCCGATCTACATCCGCCGCCATGCGCGGCCGCGCACACTCGCCGTCGGTGAGGTGCCGCCGTACGTCAGCGCGCGCCAGATCTCGCTGCGTGGCTACAGCGCACGCCATTTGATGGTGGACGCGGAAGTCTGCGAGGGCAGCGAGGTGGCGACGCGCATCCAGCGGATGTTCGCCGACGCCAGGATCGCGTACATCCACCTGCACAACGCGCGCCCGGGCTGCTACTCCTGCCGCGCCGAGCGCGCCTGA